The segment AGAATAACCCCGCGACCGCGGAGACGGCAAATGGTGCGTGGATCGCTCCGCCGCCGGAACCCTCCGACGCGAAAAGGTACGCCCCCATCGAGGCGGCAAGAAGAAGGAGGAACGCCGTCGCGGGGAGCACAAGCCCCGCGCTTTCCGCGATCTCCGTTTTCGGGCGGAAACCGAAACCGTCCTTGAGATACGCCGCGGCGAACGCAACGCCCGCCGCAAGCCCCGACAGGCCGACAAGCCCCGCGCCGCCTCCTCCGGCGGTCCGCAACATCGTCTTGATCGGGCAGCCGATGAACACCTCGCAGCCCAGCAGCAGAAACGCCCCCCCGGCGAAGTGGAGCGCAGGCGAGGAGCGTCCCCGCACGCGGAATTCCCGCGACGAGCAGGCGGCGAAGAACGCTCCCAGGACGATGCCGAGCAACTCCGGCCGAAGGTAGCTCTGGGACGCCTTCGCGTGCAGGTGAAGCGCCCCGGCAACGTTGACGAGGAAGCAGGAGGCGCACAGCCCGGTCGACGCGGGGTTGCCCAGGGCGGTCAGCCCTATGGCCGCGGCGGCGAACAGCGCTCCGTTCAGCGCCAACGCACCAGCCGATT is part of the Deltaproteobacteria bacterium genome and harbors:
- a CDS encoding YedE-related selenium metabolism membrane protein, which translates into the protein MIKKIFLYPESAGALALNGALFAAAAIGLTALGNPASTGLCASCFLVNVAGALHLHAKASQSYLRPELLGIVLGAFFAACSSREFRVRGRSSPALHFAGGAFLLLGCEVFIGCPIKTMLRTAGGGGAGLVGLSGLAAGVAFAAAYLKDGFGFRPKTEIAESAGLVLPATAFLLLLAASMGAYLFASEGSGGGAIHAPFAVSAVAGLFFGAAGQRSRFCVTGSIRNAVMLRDFREGAGIVAFLAAALMLNLLLGNFLPTVALEPGAHTDLLWAFLATAMVGFGAILISGCPFRQLVLAASGDMDASAAVAGMLLGAALSVVLGIGSSPAGVTAAGKIAVLAGWIFFLAMGVRRRKAE